The genome window ATTGGAGGCCCGATATTATCTGCACGGCCGATATTTTAATCCTTGACAATGACTATGATTTTTAACATGAATTAGTGATTGTTTAAGCTTTCATTAGTGGTGAGGTCTGTTTTTAGTTTTCCATCAATTTGTGTCcgacacttttttttttttttcttgtactCTGCAGAAGAACATTTATGGTGGGTTGAGGgttttcaaacaaatgaaagaagCAGATGTACAACCAGATTCCCAGACTTTCAGCTATCTAATTAGTAACTGCAACTCTGAAGAGGATATTAACAAGGTACCCTGAAGTTTTTTGTTCTGGCCAAGGTTCCATGTCTTACTTTCTGTTGTCATATGATATTCAATCTGGGTATTTGTGAGGCCTCGTTTGTTTGACCAGAATGCTTGTACATAAATAGGAATCACTCCTTTTCCTGATTGTCCCAGACATACAGCGAGAAATAGAGAGATAATTTAAGTCCTTTTTCTTATAGACACCTCTAAATTCACCATCGTCCCTGTAATTCTATTCCACCTGTTTAAAGGAATTGATTCCAGTCAACGACAGTCAATTCTTTAGTTTTGTTTCCTTTGCTAGCCAGCCAAACATCACATCGTGATGGCATGGGAAACCCATTCCTGATTTGAATTTTGGCCAAACAAGTGAGGCCTGATTGTCCAATTTACTAATATTTTACGAGTGTTATTTCAAAAGATGCTGATCTGGTTTTCTACTTGTAGTATTATGAAGAAATGAAGCGTTCTGGAATTCAAGTTAACAAGCAAATTTTCATGGCACTTGTAAATGCATACGCAACTTGTGGACAGTTTGAAAAGGCAAAACAGGTATCTATGCATGTggcaacttctttgtactgaGTCTCTTATGATCCAAGGAGAAGATTTTATGTTATCTTGAATGTAGCTTTAGAACTTTGGGACAATAATAGAATATGATTGCAGAACTTGTGTTCTAGTTTATCATTGAATATAACTTCAGTTTGTTTTAATCTTTTATGTTTGGTAGTCGTCTACTATCATATTGATACTTTCCTCACGTAGTGATGTGATTACTATTTAAATCAGAAGGGACTCAGTcgtcgtttttttttttttggggaaaataTGAATAACCATAAACATTGGGAGTTTGCAGCCAGTTCCTAAACGTTTTAAAGAACTGTTGTCATTATTGTTGTTTCTTGCGAGAGTAGAGCAAAACAAAATGGCCTGCCTCCTagaattaaattcttttgAATAACATTCAATatggaattttaaattaaatgtggaggaaattaaatatttttatttctacgTAGTCCGTTTTCCCCCaatcttctatttttttaatactgtAAATGTCCTCTATCTGTGTTTCCTGATAGTGCCTTATTCATTTTCCTGCCATATTGTGATATAGGACAACATTTGCCTGGTATTCTAGTTTTTAGCATTCTTCTTACTAATAATTAACTGTTTACTATTTAGGAGCTGTTTTTGGCGCTTCAACTccctctattttttttttcattaggAAGGAGTGTGTGATGACTTTTCGGAGTGCTAATAACAATTCCCTAATATTTTCTGTTGTACCAGAATTATGACTCTATGAGTCTACAGTAGAAATTCTAGGTCTCTATATACTGTAATAATTTCTTTCAGATATTAACAAGCTTTCCAAGCTATATGCTTTGCTTATGAATATGAATGGTTTCTAGTGATCTTACTGATACTCGTTGAATGGTAGGTAGTCTTAGATAAAGGGATTCCAGTAAAGTGCTTGAATGAAATTAAAAGCATGCTTGTCCAATCCCTTGCATCACATGGGCAATTGTCTGATGCGTTCAGTATATATGAAGAGATGAAGCAAGCTGGATGCAGTTTAGAGCCGAAAGCTGTTATAAGTCTTATTGTGAGTTCTTAAATTAATGCTTGAATTCTTTGTCTTGTCTGAACATCTAACATTTTCTTAATTACCTCTTAGGAGCACCTCCAATCTGATGAAGAATTAAGCAGATTACTCCCTCTTCTTGACGAATTAGATGATCCAGACTATTGGTTTGAGGGTTGCCTGAGAACGATCTTATATTGTGTTCGGTACAAGCACTTAAGGTCTGTTCATATAACAGTTATGTTGAGAATACCTTGGGTATTCTAAGCCTTGCATTCAATTTTTAATCTTGGGCCATTACCAATTGCTTTTGGTTTGGATGCTCCAACTTTAATAATTTCCTTCATCTGATTATTTTGACAACTCCCAGTTGCTCATGTCTCTCTCCTTTTGATTTAGACCTGCGCTCAATTTACTCAAGCAACTCAGGGATAAAATCTGTACTGACGAATTAGCTCTAGAAGTAATTTTTAATCAGGTTTGTTCTTGTTCTCTCACAATAGATGTGTGAATGAACATCTTATTTTGGTAGCAGCAATTCATTGTTATTTGGTTAAATTGTATCTTCCTGGTAATATGGTTTAACTCTTTCAGAAtctgttttcctttttgatctatgaatatatTGCCTGTTTTCCTTTCTGTAATTTGTATATTCACGTCTTGTACAAGACTCCCTTGCGGTATGTTGTATTAACTGACTGTATTTTGTTGCTTTGCTGTGACAAATTGTAGGTGTTTGCCCTAATTGCAGAATCAGAGTCTACACATTTGCAGTTGGGCTTGGATTTGCTTCATGCTATCAAGAATGAGCTTGGCCTCACCCCTTCACGGAAATGTCTTGATTTTCTTCTCCACGCTTGTGCTAATGCCAAAGATCTGAGAAATTCCAAactgatttggaaagaatatGAAGCTGCTGGCCTGCCTTACAACACTTTAAGTTTCATAAGGTGAATAATCCTGCTGCTAGTGGaaatgtttcaatttttggttttagcTTTTTACAAATAAGCCCATTCTAACATgtcattttataaaaaaaaccattcaaGTCCAATACTTTAGAAAAACTCCATGTTGTactttcaaatgaaaaaattgtATCAACTAAGAACCAATTACAAAATGACAAGTGGCTAATTGAGGGCTTTTTTCTCCATATAGGCTCTCTCTAAggttttttgtataaaatgtCTTGTTATAATGGGCCTTTTTGTCTCTCTTGCTTGAAAACCTTGTTTCCTTGGATTGGAAATGATTTTGTTGACCTTTGGGTTTCAATATCGGAATTCTTGCAGGATGTATCAAGCCCTTTTGGCTGCAGGGGACACCAAGGCTTCGAAAATTTTGCTTAGTAAAATTCCTAAAGATGATCCCCATGTTCGAACTATCATTAAAGCATGTAAAACCATTTACTCAGAGGGTAAGAAGTACAAGAAATAAACAAGATGAATGCATCCTTCAAATTAATGCATTGAATTTGATAAgcgacttttttttttttttggctccTTGAGAAATGAAACCACGAGCCTTGTACTGTGATAAGTCCCGTATATCCAATGTGTACGGAATGCTGGTTCTATATGCTTAATTCACATCGTTTGTTTTTTGGTCGTTGCATTGTGGTTCCTTAAACATGAAAGACATTGcggttttatttttggtttgcaAGACAGGTTCTAAGAGACGATACTGAGGTTTGAATCGGAGGCTGGACCCGTGGAACTGATGAGTTTAACCGTTGCCTTCTTTAAAGAATGGCGGATGCATACATCTCACAGGATTTTAATCTTCCAGGTTAACTTTGTTAAAGTGGATAGGAGAATGTTCTGTATAGAATTTCACCTTTATGAATAAGTAAATTCTCACTATAACTACCCAAGGTTTTAAcagattctttttctttggaatTACAGGAAGATCTGAACCCATAATCACTAGATGTCAAGTTCACGGGCAAATTGATTGAATATATTTCGGCGTTCAATAATACTAGACACATCAACTCGTCTCTTTTCCGCACTCTTAAAATGAGTTGGAAGAGAACCATTTGCCAAAACCAAATGTACATTTAGAAGCTTGTTATTTTTTCATGGCGCACTCTCCATTAGAACAAAGACCCTCATGAAAAGCAAAATATCCTATCCACCATTGTCACATTGCTAAATtagctttttcaaaaagacAAAGCAACAAGTATAGCTTGCCTGCAGCGTGCCTTGGCCTGCTCAAGCCTCTCATTCAAAGTCTCTTCCTTCACTGCAGCCTTTATCATAACCATGTCCATTTCTATCAACTTCAACACCCTAAACAACTCGGTCACCATTCTGTCTTCCACTTTGCCTTCATCTCTCAACACCTCTGCTTCCTCTCTTGCTCTCTCAGCCACAATCTCTGCAACTTTCACCAACAAGTCAGCGGAACCAAATTCTTTTCCCATTAAGCTCTCCAACTTCTCCAAGAAGTCAGCTATCACATACCCTATTGGCTTCtctagctttatctctttGGTTCTCTTCCAACCAATCTCAAAGTTGGGTGGCTCAGGCTTTACAAGGCCAGTTTCTGACCTCCTCCTGTCCCTGGTGATTTCTGATTTTC of Prunus dulcis chromosome 4, ALMONDv2, whole genome shotgun sequence contains these proteins:
- the LOC117624475 gene encoding uncharacterized protein LOC117624475, encoding MLGKTPDSHPKGQIALSSFYQFGFHFPAAGMASIFPQFLSTPNSHPLNHLLPTQTTTNPPQLSTHSPHRKHLSLTTCTPPNSTQPDFPSPDAETTTSAETFPIEKRRKSEITRDRRRSETGLVKPEPPNFEIGWKRTKEIKLEKPIGYVIADFLEKLESLMGKEFGSADLLVKVAEIVAERAREEAEVLRDEGKVEDRMVTELFRVLKLIEMDMVMIKAAVKEETLNERLEQAKARCRQAILVALSF